The Cervus elaphus chromosome 21, mCerEla1.1, whole genome shotgun sequence genome window below encodes:
- the LOC122679376 gene encoding uncharacterized protein LOC122679376 has product MTPSRLRTLCEVEWPSMGVGWPPEGTMDLNLIKAVYAIVTGKPRHPDQFPYIDSWLGIAQDPPKWARFYAHGGEGKILMAQKITKDEKEILQDPEGDELPPPPYWMMVPPASNTVATGGNSQRPHLHHNPSLPLNGRTPSEAISSSSPGLASRKDSKTRQPSLEKPWPRTWNLSSLKGMDVGSCNMWTTCCWPLRPGKNAGKGPSAPPIAGRSGIPSVQEKGTNLQGGVKVAGIAPWIHHTRAKKAYNTDPEDAEWTTQKDPTDPRGTKIILKRKKRTRSRTSPLQDGAG; this is encoded by the exons ATGACACCCAGCCGGCTCCGTACCCTTTGTGAAGTCGAATGGCCTTCAATGGGAGTTGGCTGGCCACCAGAGGGAACTATGGACTTAAATCTCATAAAGGCAGTCTATGCTATAGTTACGGGAAAGCCCAGACACCCTGATCAGTTCCCGTACATAGACTCTTGGCTGGGAATAGCCCAAGACCCCCCCAAATGGGCCCGTTTTTATGCTCATGGCGGGGAAGGAAAAATCTTGATGGCCCAAAAGATAACCAAGGATGAGAAGGAAATTTTACAGGACCCTGAAGGAGATGAGCTTCCCCCACCGCCGTATTGGATGATGGTTCCGCCAGCTAGTAACACCGTGGCCACCGGAGGAAACAGCCAGAGACCG CACCTGCATCAcaacccatctttgcctttgaatgggaggaCCCCATCAGAGGCAATAAGCAGCAGCTCACCTGGACTCGCCTCCCGCAAGGATTCAAAAACGCGCCAACCATCTTTGGAGAAGCCTTGGCCTCGGACCTGGAACCTTTCCAGCCTGAAAGGTATGGATGTTGGCTCCTGCAATATGTGGACGACCTGTTGCTGGCCGCTGAGACCTGGGAAGAATGCTGGGAAGGGACCCAGCGCTCCTCCAATTGCTGGCAGAAGCGGGATACCGAGTGTCCAGGAAAAAGGCACAAATCTGCAAGGAGGAG ttaaagttgcaggcattgccccttggatccatcacaccagagcgaagaaggcatacaACACTGACCCGGAAGACgctgagtggaccacccagaaggaccccaccgacccacggggaaccaagatcattctgaagaggaagaagagaacgagatcccggacgagccctctacaggatggagctgggtaa
- the RBM12B gene encoding RNA-binding protein 12B codes for MAVVIRLLGLPFIAGPVDIRHFFTGLTIPDGGVHIIGGEIGEAFIIFATDEDARRAVSRSGGFIKDSSVELFLSSKAEMQKTIEMKRTDRMGRERPGSGASGVGSLSNFVEAIKEEGSNSGYGSPINQDAGFHTNGTGHGDLRPRKTRPLKAENPYLFLRGLPYLVNEDDVRVFFSGLCVDGVIFLKHHDGRNNGDAIVKFASCIDASGGLKCHRSFMGSRFIEVMQGSEQQWIDFGGNLIKEGETSMRTEEHSPPRGINDRHFRKRSHSKSPRRTCSRSPLGFYVHLKNLSVSINKRDLRNFFRDTDLTNEQIRFLYKDERRTRYAFVMFKTLKDYNTALGLHKTVLQYRPVYIDPVSREQMLKFIECYEKKRPASAEKERLGQVSQKHSQEGYSGQKLCIYIRNFPFDVTKVEVQKFFADFSLAEDDICLLYDDKGVGLGEALVKFKSEEQAVKAERLNRRRFLGTEVLLRLISEAQMQEFGVNFSSMSSERMHDHSQSCDRDDHSHSFDSNDPPIYAFGPSENFRHQQEDLRQLDNFKHPQGDFRLPDRRPPEDFRHSPEDFRRSPENFRRLREEHFRRPPEEDFRHSREEDFRYPREEDWRRPPEEDFRRPPKEDFRRPQEEDWRRPPEGDLRRPPEEDWRRPPEEDFRRLPPGEWRRQPEEDFRRPLEEDFRRPPEEDFRRPHQEDFRRPHEDDFRRSPEEDFRGSPDDFRRPPPEHFRRPPPEHFRRPPPEHFRRPPPEHFRRPPQEHFRRPPQEHFRRPSQEHFRRPPQELFRRPPQEHFRRPREEDFRHPQDEDFRGPPDEDFRHPPEEDFRSSQEEDFRSPSDEDFRRLPEEDLREAPEEDSRVPDSFRLPGEEFRSPPDFRSHRPFVNFGRPEGGKFDFGKRNMGSFPEGRFMPDPKLNCNSGRVTPIKIMNLPFKANVNEILDFFHGYRIIPDSVSIQYNEQGLPTGEAIVAMINYNEAMAAIKDLNDRPVGPRKVKLILL; via the coding sequence ATGGCTGTAGTCATCCGTTTACTGGGGCTTCCTTTTATTGCGGGGCCTGTGGATATCCGTCACTTCTTCACGGGATTGACTATTCCTGATGGAGGAGTGCATATAATTGGAGGGGAAATTGGGgaggcttttattatttttgcaacaGATGAAGATGCAAGACGTGCTGTAAGTCGTTCAGGAGGGTTTATCAAGGATTCATCTGTAGAGCTCTTTCTTAGTAGTAAGGCAGAAATGCAGAAGactatagaaatgaaaagaactgaccgCATGGGAAGAGAGAGACCAGGATCTGGGGCATCAGGGGTTGGAAGCTTATCTAATTTTGTTGAGGCTATTAAAGAAGAAGGAAGTAATTCTGGATATGGTTCTCCGATTAATCAAGATGCTGGGTTTCATACTAATGGTACAGGACATGGTGATTTAAGGCCAAGAAAGACACGGCCATTGAAAGCTGAGAATCCTTACTTGTTTCTACGAGGCTTGCCTTACTTAGTAAATGAAGATGATGTACGTGTCTTTTTCTCTGGTTTATGTGTGGATGGAGTAATTTTCTTAAAGCATCATGATGGCCGAAATAATGGTGATGCCATAGTAAAATTTGCCTCATGTATTGATGCTTCAGGAGGTCTTAAATGTCATAGAAGTTTTATGGGTTCAAGATTTATTGAAGTAATGCAAGGCTCAGAACAACAGTGGATTGATTTTGGAGGTAATTTAATTAAGGAAGGTGAGACTTCTATGAGGACTGAAGAACATTCACCACCAAGAGGAATTAATGATAGACATTTTCGGAAACGATCTCATTCAAAATCTCCCAGAAGAACATGTTCTCGTTCTCCTCTCGGATTTTATGTTCACTTAAAAAATCTGTCTGTAAGTATCAACAAAAGAGACTTAAGAAATTTTTTTAGAGATACTGATCTGACAAATGAACAGATTAGGTTTTTATATAAAGATGAAAGAAGAACAAGATATGCctttgtgatgttcaagacgCTGAAAGACTATAACACTGCTCTGGGTTTACATAAGACTGTTTTACAATATCGTCCAGTTTATATTGATCCAGTTTCTAGGGAACAGATGCTGAAGTTCATTGAGTGTtatgaaaagaaaagaccagcatcagcagagaaagagagacttgGACAGGTCTCACAAAAACACTCTCAAGAAGGCTACTCTGGCCAGAAACTGTGCATATATATAAGAAATTTTCCATTTGATGTTACAAAAGTTGAAGTGCAGAAGTTCTTTGCTGATTTTTCTCTTGCTGAGGATGACATTTGCTTGCTTTATGATGACAAAGGAGTTGGTCTAGGAGAAGCGTTGGTGAAATTCAAATCAGAAGAACAGGCCGTGAAAGCTGAACGTTTAAACCGACGGAGATTCTTGGGGACAGAGGTGTTGTTAAGGCTCATATCTGAGGCACAAATGCAGGAGTTTGGTGTAAATTTTTCTTCAATGTCTAGTGAAAGAATGCATGACCATTCACAGTCTTGTGATAGAGATGATCATTCCCATTCATTTGACTCAAATGATCCACCAATATATGCATTTGGCCCTTCGGAAAACTTTAGGCATCAGCAAGAGGACTTGAGGCAACTGGACAATTTCAAGCATCCTCAGGGGGATTTCCGACTACCTGATAGACGCCCTCCAGAAGACTTTAGGCATTCCCCAGAGGATTTCAGGCGGTCCCCAGAGAACTTCAGGCGCCTTCGGGAGGAACACTTCAGGCGGCCTCCTGAGGAGGACTTCAGGCACTCTCGGGAGGAAGATTTCCGGTACCCAAGGGAGGAGGACTGGAGGCGGCCACCTGAGGAGGATTTCAGGCGACCCCCCAAGGAAGATTTCAGGAGACCCCAGGAGGAGGACTGGAGGCGGCCCCCAGAGGGAGACTTGAGGAGGCCACCAGAGGAGGATTGGAGGCGGCCTCCTGAGGAAGACTTCAGACGACTTCCCCCAGGGGAATGGAGGCGACAACCTGAAGAAGACTTTAGGCGGCCGCTAGAGGAGGATTTCAGGCGACCTCCTGAGGAGGACTTCCGGCGACCCCACCAGGAGGACTTCAGGCGGCCCCATGAGGATGACTTCAGGCGGTCTCCTGAGGAGGATTTCCGAGGTTCTCCCGACGACTTCAGGCGGCCACCCCCGGAGCACTTCCGGCGGCCGCCCCCAGAGCACTTCCGACGGCCGCCCCCGGAGCACTTCCGTCGGCCGCCCCCGGAGCACTTTCGGCGACCGCCTCAGGAGCATTTCCGGCGGCCACCGCAGGAGCACTTCAGGCGGCCATCCCAGGAGCATTTTAGACGACCGCCTCAGGAGCTTTTCAGGCGGCCTCCCCAGGAACATTTCAGGCGCCCTCGAGAGGAAGATTTTAGGCACCCACAGGATGAAGATTTCAGGGGCCCTCCGGATGAAGACTTTAGGCACCCTCCTGAAGAGGACTTCAGGAGTTCTCAGGAGGAAGATTTTAGAAGCCCTTCTGATGAGGACTTCAGGCGGCTCCCGGAGGAAGACCTCAGGGAAGCTCCAGAGGAGGACTCCAGAGTTCCTGACAGTTTTAGACTTCCTGGTGAGGAGTTTAGAAGCCCCCCTGATTTTAGAAGTCATCGTCCTTTTGTGAATTTTGGTCGCCCAGAAGGTGGCAAATTTGATTTTGGAAAGCGTAATATGGGAAGTTTTCCTGAGGGGAGATTTATGCCTGATCCAAAATTAAATTGTAATTCAGGTAGAGTAACACCTATTAAGATAATGAATCTTCCATTTAAAGCTAATGTTAATGAGATTTTAGACTTTTTCCATGGTTATAGAATCATACCTGATTCAGTTTCAATACAGTATAATGAGCAAGGATTACCTACAGGGGAAGCCATTGTTGCCATGATAAACTACAATGAAGCTATGGCTGCTATTAAAGATCTGAATGATAGACCGGTTGGCCCCCGCAAGGTTAAGTTAATTTTGCTCTAG